In Rhodothermus marinus DSM 4252, a single genomic region encodes these proteins:
- a CDS encoding mechanosensitive ion channel family protein, with protein sequence MLQTVTADTTQTLTDRLRADSLEVVQTLSAFWTELRNPNLWMGLLGTLLHIGLVVLLILIGLRVIDRAADRWMQRVADLPASHPRRQRASTLANLISSTARYTLWAVGLIMILSELGINVSALLATAGVAGLAIGFGAQTLVRDVISGVFLLFDDTIHVGDLVRVGNDTGTVEHIGVRLIKVRKFDGELLMIPAGELRIFGNRSIGFVRAIVEIGLAYEQDLDTILPVIERVASEWAQAHRDILLEEKPEVQAIMNFGDSAVTVRVAVQVRPGEQFKAERDLRLRLKRTFDELGIEIPFPRRTIYVREEKELPPRRIQDVTSEQVTFDKEPPETD encoded by the coding sequence CAGACACTGACCGATCGACTCCGCGCCGACTCGCTCGAAGTCGTCCAGACGCTCAGTGCGTTCTGGACGGAGCTGCGCAACCCGAACCTGTGGATGGGCCTGCTGGGCACGCTCCTGCACATCGGCCTGGTGGTGCTGCTCATCCTCATCGGCCTGCGCGTGATCGACCGCGCTGCCGACCGCTGGATGCAACGCGTGGCCGACCTCCCCGCCTCGCATCCCCGCCGCCAGCGCGCCTCCACGCTGGCCAACCTGATCAGCTCGACGGCCCGCTACACGCTCTGGGCCGTGGGCCTGATCATGATCCTGAGCGAACTGGGCATCAACGTGAGCGCCCTGCTGGCTACGGCCGGCGTGGCCGGACTCGCCATCGGCTTCGGCGCCCAGACGCTCGTGCGCGACGTCATCAGCGGCGTCTTTCTGCTCTTTGACGACACGATCCACGTAGGCGACCTCGTGCGCGTGGGAAACGACACGGGCACCGTCGAGCACATCGGCGTGCGCCTGATCAAGGTGCGCAAGTTCGACGGCGAACTCCTGATGATTCCGGCCGGCGAGCTGCGCATCTTCGGCAACCGGAGCATTGGCTTCGTGCGAGCCATCGTCGAAATCGGCCTGGCCTACGAGCAGGACCTCGATACCATCCTGCCCGTCATCGAACGCGTGGCCAGCGAATGGGCCCAGGCCCACCGCGACATCCTGCTGGAAGAAAAGCCCGAGGTGCAGGCCATCATGAACTTCGGCGATTCGGCCGTCACGGTTCGCGTGGCCGTCCAGGTGCGCCCGGGCGAGCAGTTCAAAGCCGAACGCGACCTCCGGCTGCGCCTCAAGCGTACCTTCGATGAGCTGGGCATCGAAATCCCCTTCCCGCGCCGCACCATCTACGTGCGGGAAGAAAAAGAGCTGCCCCCGCGTCGCATTCAGGACGTAACTTCCGAGCAAGTGACTTTCGACAAAGAACCTCCCGAAACCGACTGA
- a CDS encoding dimethylarginine dimethylaminohydrolase family protein, with protein sequence MVYRQADQLDFTIETTPPMPLPRRVLMVSPDHFDVEYVINPHMEGHVGQVDRALARRQWEALRDTYRTLGFEVHVLDGVPGLPDMVFCANQTLPFLRGDGGRGVVLSRMHAPQRRDEVPHLARFFEQQGYALVSIPDEVPGSFEGMGDALWHPGHALLWGGYGFRTDQAVYAWLARELGVRVVALHLTDPDFYHLDTCLSLLDAGTALYVPAAFDEAGRALLHRLIPNLIEVPEREARELLACNAHCPDGRHVLIQRGCTETVARLRAAGFEPIELDTGEFLKSGGSVFCMKLMFF encoded by the coding sequence ATGGTCTATCGGCAAGCCGATCAGCTCGACTTTACCATCGAAACGACGCCGCCCATGCCGCTGCCGCGGCGGGTGCTCATGGTTTCGCCCGATCATTTCGACGTGGAATACGTGATCAATCCCCACATGGAAGGGCACGTCGGCCAGGTGGATCGGGCACTGGCCCGCCGCCAGTGGGAGGCGCTGCGCGACACCTATCGGACGCTGGGCTTCGAGGTGCACGTGCTCGACGGCGTACCCGGCCTGCCCGACATGGTGTTCTGCGCCAACCAGACCCTCCCCTTCCTGCGCGGTGATGGCGGGCGCGGCGTCGTGCTCAGCCGCATGCATGCACCCCAGCGCCGCGACGAGGTGCCCCACCTCGCCCGCTTCTTCGAGCAGCAGGGCTATGCGCTGGTTTCCATCCCCGACGAAGTGCCCGGAAGCTTCGAGGGCATGGGCGACGCGCTCTGGCATCCGGGCCACGCGCTGCTCTGGGGCGGCTACGGCTTCCGCACGGATCAGGCCGTCTACGCGTGGCTGGCCCGTGAGCTGGGCGTTCGCGTGGTGGCACTGCACCTGACCGACCCGGACTTCTACCATCTGGACACCTGCCTGAGCCTGCTCGATGCCGGCACCGCGCTCTACGTGCCGGCCGCCTTCGACGAAGCGGGTCGCGCGCTGCTCCACCGCCTGATTCCCAACCTGATCGAAGTGCCCGAGCGCGAAGCGCGCGAGCTGCTGGCCTGCAACGCGCACTGCCCCGACGGCCGCCACGTGCTGATCCAGCGGGGCTGCACCGAAACCGTCGCCCGGCTGCGTGCGGCCGGCTTCGAGCCGATCGAACTGGACACCGGCGAGTTTCTGAAGTCGGGCGGTTCCGTCTTCTGCATGAAGCTGATGTTCTTCTGA